The DNA window GACCTTCGCTTCGGGCTGATTTGGTCATAGAAGTTTATCGACTCGGCCATTTTGATAAGACACTCTATTCCTGATCTAGTGTGTCGAGTTCGTTAGCTGGTGAGCTCCCTAAACGCGAAGCTCAGTAAGTGCAATGATCGCCGCACATGACGACAATTTCGCCGATCTTTTGCCGACTCTGTACGCCAATAGCCAATAGCTTTTCAATAGCGGCACGTGTGCTGGAGATCCCGGTTATATTGAGGGGCCTCTACGTATAAGTCGGTATCCTAAACATTTTCCGGACACCACTGCAGCACAGAATACTATTACCTGCAGATCTTCCAGGCTCTGTACAAATTCCAGGTACATCGGAAAAACGTTAGCATGATCTGAACTCCATAGGTCAACTTAAAAGAATACTGTACCAAATCGCGTAGTAGCTACTGAGTCTTCTTGCAATGATTatctttcttttcctttttattaacgactaagagCAAGTAAACTATTTTGCTGTAGCGAGCGCAACGTTGAAGGAATAatatttagaaaagcgtggaatagggtaaTATGAGCAAGATTAGAATTTCCTAaagacttaaccctttgtcttctactgCAGGGGTCAAGACCGTTTCGcttttccttgagtactatggctcatgatatttaaaaaaatacttcttgtcttccagtcccttgcaaAATGAATGTCTTTGTaacaaaaaaagtttaaatagacgtaaattttaataaaaaaaattgcgccCCCTCACGCAAAACAGGACTGCTACGGCTCTGTTCTATACTGCTGTGATGTTTATGCATTCAAGACCGaaaatgtccaatgcataacaTTTACAGTAGAAAAACGAGAGGCagacagaaaaatgatgtgaaatttgctaTGAATCAAATTTCTAAATGGCATACTATTGCAATTTTGAAAGACGGCGAACGAATTTATGATATTTATGTATGACAGATAATGTTGATGTGCTGCTACAAATTGCTAAAAtgatgtgtgaaatcaatagattcaatatagcgatttttctcggtgtaaattttcgactgttattgttatgaaatgaaagagtttgtatatGCCGTACAAAAAAACTGCCGTACAAAAAATTCGGTACAGGTTTaaacaatttgtgcattctaattaATGAAAATACACTAGCCAAGAATGGCCAATGTTTTGCTGGCTAAAAGACATAAACAAGattagtcgctatgaaacgacgatagaggatttttttttgctttttttctatttggCTCATTTGACAGCTATATACCGAAACCAAAACAAAGGTGTTgctaccactgatgccagcgacaatcctaatctagtgttctgtatctactggtccaacgatggacgtctgttggacggttatttggacgtcgtccaacaaatgtccttcattggacgattttaaaACCAACTGTTCTTAGGGGGTAAGCCAATAGCGATAGAGCAGTGCGTCAAATGATCATAACCAAGACATGTCGCCATTATGTAGGATGCCCAGCATGTATGAGACTCCCTTGCTCGGTGCATCAGGATCAGCCTACGTTCCAACAGTGTTTGGACTACCTACCAGCTACTATGTACTTGTCAGAATTAATAGTTAATTCGATCCGTGACATTAAAGTTTTGGATACTGTATTTTAaactaaagattttttttcatgtggATAGGTTAGTCTAttactccaaaaaccgactttctaaccgaggccggAGTCtaatataccattcgactcagttcgttgatATCGGAAAATACTTGGATGCTTGTGCTGatatgttaacaaaatgtccacatcgaaGATGTTTAAGCTGATTTATACAAACAAAACTCCAAATAAAAGGTAAAGTATTGccgtcggctgctattgaatttcaatttGATTCGACTTCCAGTTCCGTAGTTACGAGTTGTAGAGTGTGTTCACATATaaaatctatatctatatcaCATATTAGCCTCCTCCACCGACTCCGGATAGTCCCGGACGAAGTAACCAAGTTCCTGAATAAATTCCGCACCCGTTTCTCAGAGACGCCTATATTATTTTCACATGCTTTGTAAGTAGAGGTTACCCCACTATTGGAGTTCTGATTTGCCCGGCAGACCCTATTTAAAAGGACACAAAACCAATTTGGCTTTTACCGTTTATTCTCCCACCGCCACTCTTCTCTGCTGTTAAACACTTCTGTCGCTGGATTCTGTTGCAGGTAGGTGGATGCCAACGGTCGAGTTCTCCTTCGTCGTTTCGTTCGCTGCTTCGGTAGCGGTGCTTGGTTTTTAGCTAGGGGGTGAGCAAGGCTAATTTGTTGGAGCCTCATTATCAACAATGGCGAACTATCGCCGGATCGACTTGCTCGCCGCAAGCGATCCTGGAAGTCATAGTGGTGCACTttccagggggaacctttgtacgctctgcttcgttctccttgactATTAGCTAAAGAGGAGAGCTTGGGttgttcgacttatcctctatagtgAGAGCGACTGATGTCGCGATTCCTTCGCTTTTAGCCGGGGAAACGAGAATACACCTTAACGGTTAGCTATCCCCTTTATGGCGAATCACCACCGTACTTACGAGTGCCCGAACCACGTGCCGGCAATTTCGGCGGAATCCCAGTAATGTtcagccggaattgaactggaattctggctggttgcAGTACGTATtcgctggagccggaatgcgaactggagccagaattccagctcatttccggctgagcttaactcaCTGGCAGTAGCGGCGGGAAACTGTTCCGAAAAATGATGGAATATTCTGGACGTCTGTTCACTACCGTAGTTCGTCagtcgaaataaaaacaacGCAAAACCGCCTCACCGCATAGCTGTCAACGCCCTTGCCCAGCATACCCAgcaaaaatttaataacaaaaGAAGAGCAGTGGCTTATCTAACCCCTTGCTATGaacacaaaaatatttactacgcctatctagaccaacagaatcgttcacaaaagataaaacaaacaaaatttacaaaaaacaaaGTGAACGATCATAAGGAACCGCGGTGATCATTATCTTACATAagcaatacactctacggaaaAAGTAGGCAAAGATAGGTATATTTCTACCTAGTGCCAAATTATTATTCTGATGGGTTACAGCTTATGCCCATAAGAAAAATGAATTGTTCGCAAaccattgaatttcatttgaattGGATTTCTGGTTCCGAGAGTACAGGTTGAAGAGTACATTCACATATGATTTACCCATATAAAGCTGTACCCCGGATGAATCGAATTCCTGAAATAAAATTGCATAAGATTTGCGGAGTTGGTTgatccaattttcacaaacctatgCTGAAGACCAAAATATTCCTAGTTACTTGTTTTAGCAACAGATGGCCAAAAAGTATCTTGGGCTACATTAATTGTTAGTGTCGATAACGGAAATTCCTCAGGTAGTAGTAACAAACCAGCATAAATTTCACATCGGATTCTCGAAATAgggatttggaaaaaaattgtgtcagtttttcattcgtattgatagcgggtgtccttacgagtacactcatatcatttttAAACCCTTATTATTCTtatctgatttttaaattaaaaaacaagCAAATTAAATTCAGCCAACTAACTGACAGTTgttctactaaatgacgtatctgcaaatatctcgttcgcctcattgttaaccgggacagcaccccacacagcatgatctggtacttttgcaatccgctagcagcctgtcATCCCaaatttcatctgcaaactatggtagatctgatgagACAACCTatggagtcgtgcaagtcgcatgggtttggatgtgttattgtcccataaggaaacaaactaaaaaatgttttattttgatAGTTTCTGGCTTAAAATAGAAAAAGgattgagatattaactcacggcaccaatctgcatcagaaaatgccttaacccgcacacccctaaagatccctattttcATGCAGATCTGAATGCTTTAGtacagaggaaatataaattcatacaCCAACCACAGCATTCGTTTGTTATTATGCGGACAGTTTGAAGAAAAAAGTTGACATAGGTTACATTTTAAAGTTTAAGTGAACTGCCGTATCAATATCTGTTGCAATTTTGTTCGATAATTCCtttcagagctagcatagaaacaaaattcagtttgcgtctgaaaccgaacatatgcgcTGTATCGAAAGAACGAATGACGAGTGAAACGAACCAAAAACAGTGCATTCATGGCGGCAGTCacgaattgaattttgtttctcttttaAGCTCACGcggggatgtcaatttttccaAGCTCTGCCTGTGTTTCTGTACTGTGGGTTTTCTGGTTTCAATGGCAAACATTATGTGTCTGTGATCCCACAGACTAGGCTCATCAGAAATATGCCAACCCTTTATCTTTTCAATTATTTAAGAACTAGATTCCGTAAGGTGCAATAAATCCCGACTGATTGCGTTTATAAATATAGATTCATTTCACTTGTTGCATACATTGACATCATATGAAGAAAGGTGTTCCAGAAGTTACTCACCTCTATTATTGCCGCCCATGCTGTCCCAAATGATGAAGGGTTTGTTTATGCTCCTGCAGTATCTCCCAGTAAAGTcaagccggaattctggctgctTCTAGTTAGCATTCTGCCTCCAGTGACACAACAGAAtataactagaatcggttgtgtcactggagccgaaatacgaactagaaccagccagcattccagCTCATTTTTTCCGTCTGAACTTAACTATATGAGCATTTCGGAAGGAGGTGCTGTATCCGTATCGCCAGGGAAGAGGCAGATGCTATCACAATCTCCTGCTTACCAACTATCCGTCGATATTTTCACTGTTATGGCAACAATGTCTTGTTGAATGAATCCTGTAATTGGATACAATTTCATCAGTCCGTTTATCAAAACAGCAGCCCTAGAAGTTGGCTAGTTTGCAGAATATGCTACCTTGTGAGGTGATGCATTTAAACCAAAGATTTTGTGTTTGTTTGTCCATGGCTCCTGTAGTAAAGCGATGTCTAGACCTCGACTATTatcaattattaaaattctCGAATAATCCTGCGGCATCGTACAACCTgaagtgaaaaaaaatattattgtgataCGGGCACTACACAAATTATAACTATAATCAGTCAAGGTTGACTACCGATTCTTATGCGaaataacgggtgttcaataaaagatgagaattttttcagtcatgtagttaaacaaaacaaaaattcctgCGAATTCCgccttttttattaaaaatatgtttattcttcattggagaaggggccctggtcagccgcaCGATGCAACTTAGTAGCGATATTCTCATAAGAatgctggacggcactgacgtccatcttccggatacaattccagatcctggtcacagagaacagacgtccattttCAACATTCagcttgtgtaaaatctctaacggtttcgaaggtagttgggatatccaaaccaggtgcgctacagtcgtcatgttttttgtggctgagttctaCAGAATTGATTTCGAACcgattccggaatggatttgacggatatttgggataggttggtgtggcggcgctagtgtttatcgtatattaattcaaatgtttatacacatttttttaaatatttttgttcgatcatggatgtctgttctctgtatcCTGGTGGcgaactgcttcgtatccttggcccaccaattatttttgtacactagggcactgagggagccgaaaaaatccttaatgggacggcactggggcaagttggtcagGTTcgtttctttcggcacgtacgttTTTCTGCTTACTctagcgtcttcttggcgtaacgtccggccagaagacgtacttcccatccgcatgatgctcctttaagaacggcagaaaaattttctcaagacacttctcctggtacacttgttgatcgatggccagaccgctcggcttgaaccacggctttgaaatccctttgtccgatatggcgatttacagcataatttttttttttaatttatgcttaaacGTATATTTtacttggggggggggggggggtgtggccgacttgtcacTGGAATAGATGATGTCCTCTATCGgtgggttcggtgaatcaaggtatgggagtccttgttgtcgaacaggtttttcaacgcttcttcttcgtcattatcttcgctgGACGGCTGCTACCAGCCTTCCACTATACGCTccgggatgccaggatccggtaaactatactcacgggcacgttttcgtctcgaaagtggtctaccgtaaactttttccgCGATGActatgcgtttcgtaaaaccgtacaacacgctcgcggagtgttTGCTGTTTCGATGCCattttcgattgaactgacagcacccgagcgaaatgAAACATGGGGAAaacatttctagggagtccagaaagcaattctcttggagaaaaatttttacgctctttactttaattacaaaaaggtattgaaatcattctcagtttttattgaacacccgttattatAAAACTATGATCATAAGGTTACCAAATGGGTTAAGTGACAATGAAGGACACGTTGAGTTTTATCCGAGAGTAATTAGTACCAATATTGAATGAAAATAACCTGCTTAGACCAAAGTTCTGATTGACCTATCTACCAAATTCtgacaaaaaaaattctgacacaggaaattcaataagatttgcgTAGCGTCGATTTTTTTGGCCCATTACGCCCCCTTCAGCGGGTTACGAAGTTCGTAATAAGCCCTATTTACAGCTGCAATACGCCTGTTTACCTCGCAAGTAACATCTTTATCGcacgtcactagagttccaaggtACACTAATTCATCTACAATTTTAAAGGCTTTTTCACGGCACGTCGATCGATCCCGATAACATCGATATCATCCGCAAAACTCAGGAGCATATGCGATCGTGTGTTGGTGATACCGCTCCTCTGCACACCAACTCTATCGCTCCCTCGAGCGCTATGTTGAACAGTAGGTTCGACAGTGCATcaccctgcttcaatccatccAAGGTTACGAAGGATGTCGAAATCTTAACCGCAACCCTTACACTTGATTTCGATTCATCCACCGTTACACGAATCAGCCGTATTCGTTTCGTCGGAAAACCAACTTCTAGCATAATTTAACAGGTTTCATTTGATTTCACTGAATCGCACGCCGCCTTGAAATCTACGAACAGATGGTGAACAGATGATGGAAGTGTCTGCAAGTTGTACTCCCGGAATTTATCGAGGATTTGTCTCAGGATAAATATTTGATCCGTCGTTGATCGACCCTCACGAAAACCGGATTGATATTCGTAGATGAAGGACTCCTCAAGCGGTCTCAATCTGTTGAACAGAATATGGAACATGATATTGAACGCCGAATGTGGAAGGGTAGTTCCTCggtaattattataattatcaGTCTGTGCCCTTTCTTAAAGAGGAGGCAAATGAGACCGTCAGGCACTTCTTCCTTCTATATTTTCGTCATAATATGGTGTAGGACTTGATATAGTTGCTCACTGCCGTGTTTAAGAAGTTCAGCCGGGAACTGGTCGTTCCCGCAGCTTAATGTTTCAGCTCCTTGATAGCTTTTCTAAACTCATCTAGTGTGGGCAGCACAACAGCTTGTCCGTCATCGTTAATGTTTATTATGTACTCTGATACTCCTTCGCTTCCACCGTTaaataaaatctaaaaataattcttccaccTGCCAAACAATTTTACTATTACAGTTTAATAAATTTGTGTAAACTCCTAGGACACCTTGTGAGATATCACTGCCCCACTTCACTACAAACAATCCCAAATAAAAGATTGTTAAAAAAACTGGGATGGGACGCGCggataaaacaaaaacaactgTCCAAAAAAACCAGCTCTCAAATGTCAATATGAGCGAGAGTATGGAAGTATGCCAGTAATATATAAGGAAGAATGAGAAAAATTCTAGCATTATGGTATAATCCGCAAATCCCATCCCAGTTAAGAATTCTTTAATTTCACTATTCCTTCACTTCACAAGTTTCTTAGAAATCCCTTGTTGCGACTATCTACTTAAACAATTTCACTAAacaactgaaaaataaaaatatgaaccaCAAACATATTAAGATGTTTTCACCATCTTTATTATATTCTTATCACATAAGaattaaaaatacttttttttaaatatttaactaTATAAAGTATCATTTCTTTGATTTCTCCGCTTCTGTTCGCTCATTGCGCTCTTTCGACGCAATTCATTCGGTTCTGTCAAGTTTCTATCACCGTAATCTCTTCATTTAGAACGATAGTAGCACATTGGTGACACCATTAGCCAGATTGCACCACTAGCTACAAGCTACACCCCTGATCTGGTTCCTGTTCGACACGGATCCCCCGGGTACTGGCACCTACACAAATTCCGTCACGTTTCTCTCGCCGTCGCCGGCTGATTCTGACTAATTGGATTATTCCTACATGATAATAAAGCTTCACTCAGCTTAAGTAAccgtaagttttttttttcgttttcattcGCCCGCTTCTTTACCGCCCACATGCAAAATGCTACTTGGCTGATTCTTCATTAAATACAAGCGATTCGCTCGGTCAGGTTTTGCTTATTTATATCCAGGAGAAGTAACCGAATCTCGAAACAGTCAAACGGATTTAGTAACATTCAAAAACAATGTTCAACATTCGATTTCACGATTTAAAATTGGTGACACTCCAGTCGAAGGGCCAAACACGTTAGTAAATATATATAGAGCTCTCAGCTAAGGCATGATGATAACAATGAGAAAACAATTTTCCGTAACACTTACAACAATCGCAATAGCTCTCTGGCTTTAACTATGCGGGTTTTTTTATCTGCTCTTCTAGTTGGTAATCGAATACTACGGCACAAATGTTCGGTTTGGCAGCTAGAGGATAACGTCCGAATGTCGCACTGCATGCATGCACTTGGCAGGTGCAAGATTGTCATGTGTTGTTTTAATCGACATCTAAATCACGGAAGAGAGTTTGGTGTAGGATGTGGAGGATACATTCTGGTTACTGATTTACGGAGGGAGGAAAGATCAAGCGTAAGAATATAAATAGCTGCTTGCGCTTCGATATTTACAAACACTGCACGATTTGGTTCGGTTTAATCGACACCGGCGAATCCTTGGCTGCCTTCGATAGCCTTCACCAGACGATCCTTCAGTGCCAGGTAGCTTTCGTAAGGGGGCAAATCCAGACGGTTAAAGCTATCGGGgaggaaaattaaaaataatcggATAAAATTTTGATTATCGTGTTTGTTCCTACCAGGTGTGCGCCCGAGGATAGTTTTCCGGTGTACCCCACTTCTCGATCGTGAACATCTGCGGTCCATTTGATCCGTACAGTTCCTTGAACCCATTCATCGGCACCCGGCTCGTTCCGGTCACGAACTGTAGCAGCCGCGCTCGCATCTCGTTCGAGAAGGAAAGCACCGCCCGCCAGAACCACTGAATGATCACATGATTCGCAAAGTAGTCACCTTTGTACAGTGTATTCCTCTTCCAATCTTTCACGTCAATGCTCTGGATGCCGCACATCAGCAGTTCCAGTTCATTTTCGTCGAAAATCTTCAGTAGATTCAGCGGAACGATCTGACCAAACCCGTCCAGAAATGCTTGCATTTGATCTTTAACCCGAGCCACGAAGCGCCACTCAATAACCAGCTTGATGTACTCATCCTTGTTTTCATTCGCAACCTCAATGTTGGCACCGTTGGGTTTCAGCTCCCGCTGGCTGGTGTATCCGAACGTTTCCTCGTCAACGCAGAACGTTAACATCAGCTCACTCGGATCGTTCTCCTTGATCCACAGTAGCGAATTGTAGTACTCCATGTCCACGGCTTCCATATCTTTCAGGTCGATTGGTTTCTGCAGCATCATCTTGTAGAAGGGCCGGATGAAGAACGCATCCAACAGCTTACCGTGGTAAACAGCCATCCCCGCGACTCGACCGATGAATCTGCGGAAATagaatcgattttattgaaaAAGAGGTCAAATCTAGAAAGATAAGATTACCCACCGGAAGTAATGAAGATGATCCTCATTGCACAACCCACTGAACGGATTGATCTGAAGGGTGTAGTTGTCCATAGCTGAGTATTCGAACAGTCCGTAGTATGGATTGAACATCTCCTTCGACAGTAGATAGAACCATTCCCTGGCTAGTCCACCATAGTCCAAACCGGCTTCACCCTCGAACTCGATCCACAATTTCGTCTTCAGCAGGTCAATCTTGGTAATGGAATTGATGATCCGGTAGGAATCTTCCAGGATAGACGCCCGCCGCACTTTGATCTCGATTTTGTTTGGGACATTAGCCTGTTACAGAATAGAGTTGAACATAACCTTGACATATCTCGGGCTAGGAGTTACTCACCGGTTTCCTCAGCTGACCCTTAAGGTATTCGTATTTCCGCTTATAATCTCTAGAATATGGAACCACTTGGCCGGCCACATTCGGCATCGACAGACGTGGATCTTCCCATTGAGTGGTTCTTGTATCTGAAATGAAAAATCGAACTAGTTAATTGCCTCTTTCAGAAACTCACACCCGAACGCCCTACTGTGATCGATAAAGAAGATCCTCCCATCGGTATGCACTCGTTCCTCCCAGCCTTCCGGCAGTGGTGCCAGTCCGTCTTCCGGTCGTCTCGAGTCACTGATCGTCGCATTGTTCGGTGTGTTTGGCATCGGACTTGCCCGACCAGTTCGTGGATCTACCCACGACGTTTTCTTCTCGTTATGATCAATGAAGAAAACCCTTCCATTGGGAGCTAACTGCATGGACCATCCTGTTGGGAGCACTGCTTCCGCTCCAACCGGACTACTACTGGACGAATCGTTCTCATTGGAGGTAGAGGAACGTGTCGATGAGAGATCATCACCTGCATCGTTATTGTTGTTAGTTGATGAACGTCTTCCAACACCACCGCCGCCACCTCCTCCACCGCCACCACCATCAATTTCGTCTTCGGTTGTACCGCCTCCACCACCAACAGAAATGGCACCACGAACACTGCTGTCACTACCGATTGACGAGCGGCTCGAGGAGCGGCGACTAGAATCGCTCAAATGCTGCAGGATTCGGTTCTGCGCTGCGTGATCCACATCCTGGGTGGGAAGAAATACACTTCAATTACTTCCAGTTGACCGAAACCATTGGAACATCCCACCACCGACAGCTTCTAGAATAGCGATACCCGCACGAGCATAACACGATGTCTAGCCACTAGCAATAAACGCACACTATGACACTggcagaagagaaaaaaaagcaCGGCTGTAAAAACCGTTCCCTACCTCTCCGCTGGGAGCTTCTTCGTTCAGTCCGGGTATATCTTGTGGCAAGGGAGGTGCTTCCTCTTGTTCGACGGTTACTTGACGGGGCAAAGCTGGAACTGGTAAGGGCGGGAGTCTTTTTCTTCAAACCGTGCAGGAGATTCAAAATTAAGTGTTAGTTTTTTCAGAGCTTAAGAAAGACAAACGCAAACGGAGATCAATTCACCAACCTTCGACTGATACCAGCCTGGGAGGCATTAGCCATCGAAGCAACCCGCGTTGGACTCCGTACCAACGCCACCGGAAGAAGGGGTGGAGAACTGACTCGTACCGTTGGCAGAGATCGTAGTGAATCCGACCGGAACACTACCGGATCGTCGCTCGTGGAAACAGTTGCCGCACCCATTGTCGCCAGCGAGGAAACTGAATTGTTCAAAGAAGCATCGAGACGACTTGCGGCCTGCTCGGAGGTTAGGCTTACGTTACTCGCCTGAATGGAAAGTGCTATATTTAGAATCTACAAAACAACACACAACACAAAATCTATAACTATAGGTATGGTGCAAGAAACAACCTCTCGAACATCGCAAACATCGATCAATCAACAACAAACACGCACGCACACGACATCCACTCGAAACCACCTCTTGATCGTCCGAGTCAAAGTAGAGGCTCAGTACATCGACGCCGATATCATCTTCAACCGGAAAACCGAATTCTTCGGCGCTTCCTGTTGCTTCTACATCACGACCAGGTTCATCCTCGAGAACCGGTGAGGATTGTGAGTCAACCGTTTGGCTACGAGAGACCAGCCGGCCACGATTTGGCAGATCTACAGTAGCTTTTTTGCCTTCGTTGacatcttcttcttcttcctcctcctcctcctcctcctcatCCACGTTAATCAAACTAGGTGAATCGTTGTCGGAACCAACGGCATCGGTGCCCTTGGGATGGTTTTGTTACCGTTTTTGAACGTGatttcaaaaattataaaattccaACGAACGAAAAATATGGGAAGGCATGCGTTGAgaagaacaaaatgaaaaaaaaatacaaaattgcgCACAAACACAACATGCGATTGTTTGTATCGGTTGGCTGGCTATGGGACACGCGCTGTTGGTGTGTATGTTTTGGTTGTGGTTAAGGTACTGAAATGATTACCGGATGACGTCGGTTATATTTACCGTAATGTTATCGTCCACGCTGATATGAACACGTCTTTGGAAGGCAGCTGCCATGTCGTTGTCCTGGGATGATTGCGTTAGGCTGAAACAGAGTTGGAAGGTTAGTACAACAGTAGAGAGGTGAATGGGGGGCTTAAAGTATacagaacaactttttctatCGGTTATAGTGTCATTAAAAAGAATAGATTTGAGCTCTCGGAAGCTTGCTTCCATGACTCTACAAATTGAGAAA is part of the Topomyia yanbarensis strain Yona2022 chromosome 1, ASM3024719v1, whole genome shotgun sequence genome and encodes:
- the LOC131685879 gene encoding E3 ubiquitin-protein ligase Nedd-4-like isoform X3; this translates as MAAYPEYGYLAGADELNNEDGACSRLRIKVIAGQQLAKKDIFGASDPYVRIDLNTIAGDENIDSVLTKTKKKTLNPRWDEEFIFRVKPNEHKLVFQVFDENRLTRDDFLGMVELPLSQLPKETADGAPIPNKSYPLRPRRSVGARSKVRGQLDLYHAYVQDLNASGETDWEIIETNNSISSSSNGGGGAVDVLPSGWEERQDANGRTYYVNHLARSTQWERPTAVLTQSSQDNDMAAAFQRRVHISVDDNITASNVSLTSEQAASRLDASLNNSVSSLATMGAATVSTSDDPVVFRSDSLRSLPTVRVSSPPLLPVALVRSPTRVASMANASQAGISRRKRLPPLPVPALPRQVTVEQEEAPPLPQDIPGLNEEAPSGEDVDHAAQNRILQHLSDSSRRSSSRSSIGSDSSVRGAISVGGGGGTTEDEIDGGGGGGGGGGGVGRRSSTNNNNDAGDDLSSTRSSTSNENDSSSSSPVGAEAVLPTGWSMQLAPNGRVFFIDHNEKKTSWVDPRTGRASPMPNTPNNATISDSRRPEDGLAPLPEGWEERVHTDGRIFFIDHNTRTTQWEDPRLSMPNVAGQVVPYSRDYKRKYEYLKGQLRKPANVPNKIEIKVRRASILEDSYRIINSITKIDLLKTKLWIEFEGEAGLDYGGLAREWFYLLSKEMFNPYYGLFEYSAMDNYTLQINPFSGLCNEDHLHYFRFIGRVAGMAVYHGKLLDAFFIRPFYKMMLQKPIDLKDMEAVDMEYYNSLLWIKENDPSELMLTFCVDEETFGYTSQRELKPNGANIEVANENKDEYIKLVIEWRFVARVKDQMQAFLDGFGQIVPLNLLKIFDENELELLMCGIQSIDVKDWKRNTLYKGDYFANHVIIQWFWRAVLSFSNEMRARLLQFVTGTSRVPMNGFKELYGSNGPQMFTIEKWGTPENYPRAHTCFNRLDLPPYESYLALKDRLVKAIEGSQGFAGVD